The Candidatus Bathyarchaeota archaeon A05DMB-5 genome includes a window with the following:
- a CDS encoding mechanosensitive ion channel: protein MAFDIFAEYPYLITVIWVIIIAAAATVLERVITRWLRQVIKRTEMPPEVGNGLVLTGRLIILIGATVALLHVGGIPADVIVSFSALSGAAVGFASTRTIGNLIAGLFILVTRPFRVGDYVRIDGVEGIVQEITLNYAKILTPTNAVASISTLRILDKDIINFRFKEESKLFCYGFELTFDHSLPTEKLEKILDAVIERYVERLPRKPEYQSTKLTSFARHYMFYIYVEDPKDIFRLYPQLVKEITRAWDKARTQNP from the coding sequence ATGGCTTTCGACATCTTTGCTGAATACCCATATTTGATTACTGTAATATGGGTAATCATTATAGCCGCTGCTGCAACAGTTTTAGAACGCGTAATAACAAGATGGTTGAGGCAGGTCATAAAGCGGACTGAAATGCCTCCCGAAGTTGGAAATGGACTAGTCTTAACTGGTCGACTCATAATACTTATCGGAGCAACTGTGGCGCTTCTGCATGTTGGAGGAATTCCGGCAGATGTAATAGTCAGTTTTTCAGCTTTGAGTGGCGCTGCAGTTGGTTTTGCTTCTACACGCACAATTGGAAACCTAATAGCTGGTTTGTTTATCCTAGTTACCAGACCATTCCGCGTGGGTGATTATGTTCGCATAGACGGTGTTGAAGGCATAGTGCAAGAAATAACGTTAAACTACGCAAAAATTCTGACGCCAACAAATGCTGTGGCTTCTATAAGCACTCTACGCATCTTGGATAAAGATATTATAAATTTCCGCTTTAAGGAGGAATCAAAGTTATTTTGTTACGGATTTGAGTTAACTTTTGATCATAGTTTGCCTACAGAAAAACTTGAAAAAATCTTAGATGCGGTTATTGAGCGTTATGTGGAAAGGTTACCTAGAAAGCCAGAATATCAATCGACGAAGTTAACGAGTTTTGCTAGACATTATATGTTTTACATTTACGTTGAAGACCCCAAAGATATTTTCAGGCTCTATCCACAACTTGTTAAAGAAATAACGCGGGCATGGGATAAAGCTAGAACCCAAAATCCATAG
- a CDS encoding MFS transporter, with amino-acid sequence MRQETSSNNRKNAYLAILLLGIVSLLGDVVYEGSRGIVPSYLELLGATAFVVGFVGGLGDFLGYAFRLVSGFLADTTRAYWFFIFLGYGLIISIPFLGIPLGLEVAIILVLLERFGKAFRSPSRDTVLSIVSKGVGAGKAFGIHEFLDQIGGMLGPAIVATLMFLTSNNYNYTLSLLFIPFLMLLAFLTYTYKKIGSKAIDVELQGKSDKKERLTKSFYIYTFAVLLNTAGLISYTLILYRASQILQPTGQTWIVPLIYLLIQGVDAPIALLGGYAYDKFGVKTLVVPFVLSMFPSLLTLVSFELSTIIVAAIIFGVVLGMQESIYRAAVSELTSVSSRGTAYGIFNTAYGVGFVVSGAVFGLFADLSASFILIILYTLTLQVIAIASLLRVSSEFREKQKR; translated from the coding sequence ATGCGACAAGAAACAAGTTCGAATAATAGAAAAAACGCTTACCTTGCCATTCTTCTTCTCGGAATTGTAAGTTTGCTTGGTGACGTCGTCTACGAAGGTTCCAGAGGAATTGTTCCAAGCTATCTGGAGCTTTTAGGCGCCACAGCCTTTGTTGTAGGTTTTGTGGGTGGCCTAGGAGATTTTTTAGGCTACGCCTTCAGGCTTGTTAGTGGATTTTTGGCGGATACGACTCGTGCCTATTGGTTTTTCATATTTTTAGGTTACGGCTTGATTATCTCAATTCCGTTTTTGGGTATTCCTCTCGGTTTAGAAGTAGCCATAATACTTGTTTTGCTTGAAAGGTTTGGAAAGGCTTTCAGGTCGCCTTCAAGAGATACCGTATTGTCTATTGTAAGCAAAGGTGTGGGAGCTGGCAAAGCCTTCGGTATTCATGAGTTTCTGGACCAGATAGGCGGTATGCTTGGACCAGCGATAGTGGCTACTTTGATGTTTTTAACTAGCAACAATTACAATTATACTTTGAGCCTTCTTTTCATACCTTTCCTGATGCTTTTAGCCTTTTTGACTTATACTTACAAAAAAATAGGCTCAAAGGCAATTGACGTAGAACTCCAAGGGAAGAGTGATAAGAAAGAACGATTGACAAAGTCTTTCTATATTTACACTTTTGCTGTTCTCTTGAACACTGCTGGCTTAATATCTTACACACTTATTCTGTATAGAGCATCACAGATTTTACAGCCTACAGGACAAACGTGGATTGTTCCATTAATCTATCTGCTTATTCAGGGTGTAGACGCCCCAATTGCGTTACTTGGAGGATATGCCTATGACAAGTTTGGTGTAAAAACCCTCGTTGTACCATTTGTTCTTTCTATGTTTCCTTCTTTGCTTACTCTAGTCAGCTTTGAATTGTCTACAATAATAGTTGCTGCAATAATATTTGGCGTAGTGCTTGGAATGCAAGAGTCAATTTATCGTGCAGCAGTTTCAGAACTCACATCAGTTTCTTCCAGAGGCACAGCATACGGCATATTTAACACGGCTTATGGTGTTGGCTTCGTCGTTAGTGGTGCAGTGTTTGGTTTGTTTGCTGATTTGAGCGCGTCCTTCATTCTTATTATTCTTTATACTCTTACGTTGCAAGTTATAGCAATAGCGTCACTGCTTCGAGTTAGTTCAGAATTTAGAGAAAAACAAAAGCGTTAA
- a CDS encoding acetate--CoA ligase family protein, with amino-acid sequence MTKTAQIFKKVYEEKRKNLLENEAKTVCLEYGIPVTKFELAKNEAEAVKFAEKIGYPVVLKIVSPDVLHKSDVGGVIVNLKDAKEVRNAYNQILQNVKKHRAKAKITGILVQEMAPPSTEIIVGAIKDPQFGPSIMFGLGGIFVEVLKDVTFRVAPITEEEAREMIMEVKAYPLLKGYRNQPPADIDAIVKILLNTSKLVMEHQEIKELDLNPIMVYEKGAKTVDARIILE; translated from the coding sequence TTGACCAAAACTGCACAAATATTCAAGAAAGTCTACGAAGAGAAACGAAAAAACCTGCTTGAGAATGAAGCTAAAACTGTATGCCTAGAGTATGGGATTCCTGTTACAAAATTTGAATTGGCAAAGAATGAGGCGGAAGCTGTTAAGTTTGCAGAGAAAATAGGTTATCCTGTAGTTTTAAAGATTGTCTCGCCAGATGTTCTTCATAAATCTGATGTCGGCGGAGTAATTGTCAACCTAAAAGATGCAAAAGAAGTTCGAAACGCTTACAACCAAATCCTACAAAACGTCAAAAAGCACAGGGCAAAAGCAAAAATTACGGGCATACTCGTGCAGGAAATGGCTCCACCCTCAACAGAAATAATAGTCGGTGCAATCAAAGACCCCCAGTTTGGTCCGTCAATAATGTTCGGGCTGGGCGGAATTTTTGTAGAAGTTTTAAAAGATGTGACTTTTCGTGTTGCGCCTATAACTGAAGAGGAAGCTCGAGAAATGATTATGGAAGTTAAGGCGTATCCGCTGTTAAAAGGGTATAGAAATCAGCCTCCAGCAGACATTGACGCAATAGTTAAAATTTTGCTGAATACGTCAAAACTTGTAATGGAACATCAAGAAATAAAAGAGTTGGACCTAAACCCAATAATGGTTTACGAAAAGGGAGCAAAAACAGTAGACGCAAGAATAATCCTCGAATAA
- a CDS encoding winged helix-turn-helix transcriptional regulator — translation MKQENLVKLLFELIKNSKRSDRDLAKILGISQPTVTRLRKVLEKEAITQYTIIPNLCYLGFDLLVFTFARSKELVHPLWDKGKEWAKQQPSVMFVSTGQGMDSDAIMVSVHKNYADFVKFYHVFRRDWGKYLEDFKTFIISLKGSVQTKPFSFNYLIDAYKKESAK, via the coding sequence ATGAAACAAGAAAATCTCGTAAAGCTTCTTTTTGAACTCATCAAAAACTCAAAGCGAAGCGATAGAGACTTAGCAAAAATATTGGGCATTTCCCAACCTACTGTAACTAGGTTACGCAAAGTTTTGGAAAAAGAAGCCATAACCCAATATACGATAATTCCTAACCTTTGCTATCTAGGCTTTGATCTCTTAGTTTTCACTTTTGCTCGTTCAAAAGAACTTGTTCATCCTCTTTGGGATAAAGGAAAGGAATGGGCGAAACAACAACCTAGTGTTATGTTTGTATCTACTGGTCAAGGAATGGATTCAGACGCGATTATGGTCTCCGTGCATAAGAATTATGCTGATTTTGTCAAGTTTTATCACGTTTTTAGAAGAGATTGGGGCAAGTATTTAGAGGATTTTAAGACTTTCATAATAAGTTTGAAGGGTAGCGTCCAAACGAAACCGTTCTCATTCAACTACTTGATTGACGCCTACAAAAAAGAATCAGCCAAATAA
- a CDS encoding DUF1616 domain-containing protein, translating to MILFVYFLSEQIYVRFLLSVVYVLYLPGYSLVELIATFEKSFKGVEKIAYSFGLSIVVVILFCYLLNYSPWGIRLTPLVIGISLFTMTCIFVTAIRKYKNQIKSI from the coding sequence ATGATTTTATTTGTGTATTTTCTAAGCGAGCAAATATATGTTCGGTTTCTGTTAAGCGTTGTTTACGTGCTTTATTTGCCGGGCTACTCTCTTGTTGAGCTTATTGCTACGTTCGAAAAGAGCTTTAAAGGTGTTGAAAAAATCGCGTATAGTTTTGGTTTGAGCATTGTTGTGGTTATTCTGTTTTGTTATTTGCTTAATTATTCTCCTTGGGGAATTCGCCTCACACCATTAGTAATTGGTATCTCCTTGTTTACTATGACGTGTATATTTGTAACTGCAATTAGAAAGTACAAGAATCAAATTAAATCAATCTGA
- a CDS encoding DUF1616 domain-containing protein, protein MTSYKSLQKTMDIWIPLIIILITALALYAVPSNAYPLVYFRWIIGAIFTLVLHGYTLTDALFGEKIDTFIEKLMSGFAFSALIIGILGYLLNALPCGISLTSVFVSLSLITIGNIIIKIFCKKHCSKTSTINEPAALSLQLQKSHWIILALIIIFGTIVKTIPFMKVNALLDLDPNNHYMKVNAILEIGRIPHFDRLSLAPQGTSSTYTITPLGFEFLIVTLEFMTQAPLVKLMGILPAIYGVATILAMFFLSLETTKSINASLFTTFFTAFSVSWLLIYGVTMNPLAENIGLFLFPLALLHLTRYIKNKQRHELLYTSILFGTMFYIHLFTVFYCALTLLGYAAFAFLIKEKAKTIFKAIIGIFGIGACTAIPIIFQIAPLTTQQGNMYSKTASIMAFASGSYLALVPQDIPKILFLPISNLAIVGLWLIVGIVAVKIAWKVLRKNYKEHESLLLPASCCFTLLLAGIAPIFEPFRNIFVNIPFSATLFYAHRLVPYLTLTLYILIATAITTYILSFAKKFNRTLRLKNKNIPANHITVLLITTLVGTPFLVTSIAHTNELASWPTTQDYTAFFDWVKQNTSADDIFIVNSWDMSMWLRAIGNRPTVFSHVHQDLVASDAEKRMWFHAVLFNEGTNLYCETIRLLKEYNVSYVVITSRPIYLDVINNNWVFSIQNLKSYIKKMDTRYYFEKVYYEENRIWVYKVNL, encoded by the coding sequence ATGACAAGCTACAAATCACTACAAAAAACGATGGACATATGGATTCCTCTGATTATAATTCTAATAACCGCACTTGCCCTATATGCTGTTCCCAGCAACGCCTACCCTTTAGTTTACTTCCGATGGATTATCGGTGCCATTTTCACACTTGTATTACATGGATATACCCTTACAGATGCATTATTTGGCGAAAAAATAGACACTTTCATTGAAAAACTCATGTCAGGCTTTGCTTTCAGCGCATTAATAATAGGAATTCTAGGCTATTTGCTGAATGCGCTACCATGTGGCATAAGCCTAACCTCAGTATTTGTCAGCTTGTCACTTATAACCATCGGCAACATTATAATTAAGATTTTCTGCAAAAAGCATTGCAGCAAAACTTCTACAATAAATGAGCCAGCCGCATTATCACTACAATTGCAAAAATCTCATTGGATAATACTAGCATTAATCATTATTTTTGGCACAATTGTGAAAACTATACCGTTCATGAAAGTTAATGCTCTCTTAGATTTAGACCCTAACAACCATTACATGAAAGTAAACGCCATTCTTGAAATTGGAAGAATCCCCCATTTTGACCGTCTTTCGCTTGCGCCTCAAGGCACTTCTTCGACATACACTATCACACCACTCGGATTTGAATTTTTAATAGTAACACTTGAATTCATGACCCAGGCGCCATTGGTTAAGTTAATGGGCATACTTCCAGCAATTTATGGAGTAGCAACGATATTGGCAATGTTCTTTCTTAGTTTAGAAACCACAAAATCCATTAATGCAAGTTTGTTCACAACTTTCTTCACCGCCTTCTCTGTATCATGGTTGCTAATTTACGGAGTCACAATGAACCCACTCGCAGAAAACATAGGGCTATTTCTATTCCCACTAGCACTTTTGCATTTAACTAGATATATCAAAAACAAACAAAGACACGAACTGCTGTATACAAGTATTCTATTTGGAACAATGTTTTATATCCACCTCTTTACTGTCTTCTACTGCGCCTTAACACTTCTCGGATACGCCGCATTCGCTTTCCTCATAAAAGAAAAAGCAAAAACCATCTTTAAAGCAATAATAGGAATATTTGGAATAGGCGCATGCACAGCAATTCCAATAATATTTCAAATTGCTCCATTAACTACTCAACAAGGAAACATGTATTCCAAAACCGCTTCTATAATGGCGTTTGCATCTGGCTCATATTTGGCATTAGTTCCACAGGATATCCCCAAAATATTATTTCTACCAATTTCTAATCTCGCCATCGTAGGTCTATGGTTAATTGTAGGGATAGTTGCGGTAAAAATTGCATGGAAAGTGCTTCGCAAAAATTATAAAGAACATGAAAGCCTGTTGTTACCAGCCTCTTGTTGTTTCACTTTACTCTTAGCAGGCATTGCACCAATTTTTGAACCCTTTCGCAACATTTTTGTTAACATACCGTTCTCCGCCACTCTTTTCTACGCACATCGATTAGTGCCTTACCTCACACTCACCCTTTACATACTGATAGCAACCGCAATTACCACTTACATTCTGTCCTTTGCCAAAAAATTTAATCGTACGCTCCGATTAAAGAACAAAAACATTCCAGCAAACCACATAACAGTCTTACTAATAACAACTTTAGTTGGAACCCCATTTCTTGTAACTTCAATTGCACACACAAACGAACTGGCATCATGGCCTACCACACAAGATTACACCGCTTTTTTTGATTGGGTAAAGCAGAACACAAGCGCCGATGACATTTTTATAGTAAATAGTTGGGATATGAGCATGTGGCTGAGAGCAATCGGCAATAGACCCACCGTTTTTTCACATGTTCATCAAGATCTAGTAGCTTCAGATGCAGAAAAGCGAATGTGGTTCCACGCCGTACTTTTCAATGAAGGCACCAACCTATATTGTGAGACAATTCGGCTGCTAAAAGAATACAACGTCAGTTATGTTGTGATAACTTCTAGACCTATTTATCTTGATGTAATTAACAATAATTGGGTTTTTAGCATTCAAAATTTAAAGAGTTATATAAAAAAAATGGACACCAGATATTACTTTGAAAAAGTCTATTATGAAGAAAACAGAATCTGGGTTTACAAAGTCAACTTATAA
- a CDS encoding peptidylprolyl isomerase: MALQKGDFILIDFTAKVKETGEVFDTTIEETAKKERLYKEGEIYEPKLVVIGESWVLKALDESLATMEINKPTTVEIPPEKAFGARDSEKVKRISLKHLADKGITPSLGMRIEYDGKMATIRAIGAGRVLLDFNPPLAGKTLVYEVSVKKKLETTEEKIAALIHRRIPGVEQAKFKFTVKEKAVSIEMPEESFYLEGIQVAKRGIAMDIQKFFPKITTIKFTETFKAEPKTEKKA; the protein is encoded by the coding sequence ATGGCTCTGCAGAAAGGAGACTTCATACTGATAGACTTCACAGCTAAAGTTAAGGAAACAGGTGAAGTTTTCGACACAACCATCGAAGAAACTGCCAAAAAAGAACGCCTATACAAAGAAGGTGAAATCTACGAACCAAAATTAGTCGTAATCGGCGAAAGTTGGGTTCTCAAAGCCTTGGACGAAAGCCTAGCAACAATGGAAATCAACAAACCCACAACCGTGGAAATTCCACCGGAAAAGGCTTTCGGAGCTAGAGATTCCGAGAAAGTCAAAAGAATATCTTTGAAGCATTTAGCTGATAAAGGAATAACTCCCAGCCTTGGGATGCGCATCGAATACGACGGAAAAATGGCTACCATACGCGCGATAGGCGCTGGAAGAGTTCTACTAGATTTTAACCCTCCCTTGGCAGGAAAAACTCTCGTATACGAAGTTTCTGTCAAAAAGAAACTTGAGACAACAGAAGAGAAAATAGCCGCGCTTATTCATCGCCGAATACCCGGCGTGGAACAAGCCAAATTTAAATTCACGGTTAAGGAAAAAGCAGTCAGCATAGAAATGCCCGAGGAATCTTTCTATTTAGAAGGGATTCAAGTGGCAAAAAGAGGCATAGCCATGGACATACAGAAATTCTTCCCAAAAATAACCACCATCAAATTCACAGAGACCTTTAAAGCTGAACCTAAAACTGAAAAGAAAGCTTAA
- a CDS encoding M48 family metalloprotease, whose product MSIWKLRLSIFGTLAIIIGLSTLVFTVVLTLAGVFDIITLGVLVVAFNILQWLISPYIIDGLYRTREIPETENPKLHEVVENLSKKSGMKKPKLMLAQIPIPNAFAYGSPIAGNRVAVTSGLLKTLEPEEVEAVIGHELGHLKHRDVQIMMFVSLLPALFYYIGFSLMLSSRYGKQRNDSGGAALGLGFMAFSWILNMFILYLSRLREYYADRHSVQIVDDGSRKLSEGLAKIVQASKNLRRTRNDTQHLNAFKALFIADPDRAETDAMAIATMSSSSEQKLVQEILSQKVTTVDRIIEIFSTHPNIVKRLRALQQLS is encoded by the coding sequence ATGAGCATCTGGAAACTTCGACTCTCAATCTTTGGAACCCTCGCCATAATAATTGGCTTATCCACATTAGTTTTTACTGTAGTTCTAACGCTAGCAGGCGTTTTCGACATTATCACTTTAGGCGTCCTAGTTGTCGCCTTCAACATTCTCCAGTGGCTAATATCGCCATACATTATCGACGGACTTTATCGCACACGCGAAATACCTGAAACCGAAAATCCAAAACTCCATGAAGTTGTCGAAAACTTGAGTAAGAAAAGCGGAATGAAAAAGCCTAAGTTAATGCTTGCACAAATCCCCATTCCAAACGCATTTGCCTATGGTTCGCCCATAGCAGGAAACCGAGTAGCCGTCACAAGCGGATTATTAAAAACTTTAGAACCAGAAGAAGTTGAGGCGGTTATTGGGCACGAGCTCGGGCATTTAAAGCACAGAGACGTACAGATAATGATGTTTGTTTCTCTTTTGCCAGCATTATTCTATTACATAGGCTTTTCACTTATGCTCTCGTCAAGATATGGTAAACAGAGGAATGATAGTGGCGGAGCCGCGTTAGGCTTAGGATTCATGGCTTTCTCATGGATTCTAAACATGTTCATATTATATCTAAGCCGCCTCCGCGAGTACTACGCAGATAGACACAGCGTGCAAATTGTTGATGATGGCTCGAGAAAACTTTCAGAAGGCCTAGCAAAAATAGTTCAAGCGTCGAAAAACCTCCGAAGAACCAGAAACGATACACAACACCTCAACGCATTTAAAGCTCTGTTTATCGCTGACCCAGACCGCGCAGAAACAGACGCTATGGCAATAGCAACAATGTCAAGCTCTAGCGAACAAAAACTAGTCCAAGAAATTCTTTCACAGAAAGTAACAACAGTTGACAGAATCATCGAGATTTTCTCTACACACCCAAACATAGTAAAGCGACTTAGGGCTTTGCAGCAATTGAGTTAG
- a CDS encoding NAD-dependent epimerase/dehydratase family protein: MYNSNKMFVTGGAGFIGSHLVDAFLAQKAVVNVLDNFSSGTKQNVKQHLNNSNFKLVKGDLLNEKDVSEAIENCDIVFHLAANPEVRLSSIDPKTHFQQNIVVTFNLLETARKTGNVEAFAFTSSSTVYGEPEQIPTPEDYAPLEPISVYGATKLACEAMITAYAHTYGFKAVIYRLANVIGSRSQHGVIYDFIKKLRNNPKQLEILGDGTQTKSYLYITDCIDALLLGLERARKPIEVFNVGSEDQVNVKTIAKIVVEEMKLKNVKFKVTGGVEGGRGWKGDVKNMLLDVSRLKSLGWKPKLTSEEAVRQATKDLVKEQNLR, encoded by the coding sequence ATGTATAACAGCAATAAAATGTTCGTTACTGGTGGAGCTGGTTTCATAGGTAGCCATCTAGTAGATGCTTTTTTGGCACAAAAAGCAGTTGTTAATGTCTTGGACAACTTTAGCAGCGGAACAAAACAAAATGTTAAACAGCATCTAAACAACAGCAACTTTAAACTTGTGAAAGGTGACTTATTAAACGAGAAGGATGTATCAGAAGCTATAGAAAATTGTGATATCGTCTTTCATCTCGCTGCTAATCCAGAAGTTCGATTAAGTTCGATAGATCCTAAAACGCATTTTCAACAAAATATTGTGGTTACATTCAACCTTTTGGAGACTGCCAGAAAAACAGGAAATGTTGAGGCATTTGCCTTCACATCTTCATCTACTGTTTACGGTGAACCGGAACAAATCCCAACACCGGAAGATTATGCCCCATTAGAGCCAATTTCAGTTTACGGAGCCACAAAACTTGCTTGTGAAGCAATGATAACCGCTTACGCACACACTTACGGCTTCAAAGCTGTAATATATCGCTTAGCCAATGTTATTGGTTCAAGGAGCCAGCATGGAGTAATATATGACTTTATCAAAAAACTTAGAAACAACCCGAAACAACTCGAAATTCTTGGAGATGGAACCCAAACTAAATCCTATCTATACATTACTGATTGCATAGATGCCTTGCTGTTAGGCTTAGAAAGAGCACGAAAACCCATCGAAGTTTTCAACGTAGGGTCTGAAGACCAAGTAAACGTAAAGACTATAGCCAAAATTGTAGTAGAAGAGATGAAGCTAAAAAATGTAAAATTCAAGGTTACAGGCGGCGTTGAGGGAGGAAGAGGTTGGAAAGGCGATGTAAAAAACATGTTACTAGATGTGAGTAGGCTTAAATCTTTAGGGTGGAAGCCGAAACTGACCAGCGAAGAGGCAGTTAGGCAAGCAACAAAAGATTTAGTTAAAGAACAAAATTTGAGGTAG
- a CDS encoding ECF transporter S component encodes MLNPLKNSRATAFFGVLTGLCLAVQLAPRPPNVEFTSLFSFVVGFLFGSFVGVFFGGFVMFVNGFFSPWGFAGLNMPFQMLGMSVVGGVGGLYKKYTQKPNPFETAVLGAALTVFYDLVTNMGMALFYIIIGTDPTLAIITALGYGTPFSLIHTASNIAVFGLAFFPLIKAVNQLLVVEKIG; translated from the coding sequence ATGCTTAACCCACTTAAAAATTCACGTGCTACAGCTTTTTTTGGTGTTTTAACAGGGTTATGTTTAGCGGTTCAGTTGGCTCCGAGACCGCCTAATGTTGAGTTTACTTCTCTTTTTTCGTTTGTTGTTGGCTTTTTGTTTGGTTCGTTTGTTGGAGTGTTTTTTGGGGGTTTTGTTATGTTTGTTAATGGGTTTTTTTCGCCGTGGGGGTTTGCTGGTTTAAACATGCCTTTTCAAATGTTAGGTATGAGTGTGGTTGGTGGGGTTGGCGGTTTATACAAGAAATATACGCAGAAGCCAAATCCGTTTGAGACTGCGGTTCTAGGGGCGGCTTTGACTGTGTTTTATGATTTAGTAACCAATATGGGGATGGCTCTTTTCTATATAATTATTGGAACAGACCCAACTCTGGCAATAATAACCGCACTTGGATATGGCACGCCATTTTCATTAATACATACAGCGTCGAACATAGCGGTGTTTGGTTTAGCTTTCTTCCCATTAATCAAAGCTGTAAATCAGCTGCTGGTGGTGGAAAAAATTGGTTGA
- a CDS encoding M20 family metallo-hydrolase, protein MQYSTILSEVDRQKDDMVNALIELIRIPAIAPENGGEGETEKAEKLMQLLENMNFDKIEHFEAEDNRVPSKKRPNIVAYSYGKNKSERLWIITHLDVVPPGENSLWTITKPFEPTIREGRVYGRGSEDNGQSMIASIFAVKALESLKIKPKRTVALAFVADEEQGSKYGIQYLAKQGIFKKDDLIVVPDGGNEDGSFIEIAEKSALWFRIRTIGKQTHASMPDKGLNAHRIGMEYALALDKMLHQKYSLKNQYFNPPESTFEPTKKEKNVDAVNIVPGEDITYFDCRILPDYDPEEILNEIKELAKAYEKKTGATIKIEVLQKSIAPKPTDAKAKIVTMLKDAIRKIKKVEPKAGGIGGGTCAAFFRRINIPAVVWSTIDETAHQPNEYAKIENMVNDAKIFAFLTVSE, encoded by the coding sequence ATGCAGTATTCAACCATTCTTTCCGAAGTTGATAGACAAAAAGACGACATGGTTAACGCGTTAATTGAGCTTATCCGCATCCCAGCGATTGCTCCAGAAAACGGCGGAGAAGGAGAAACGGAGAAAGCTGAAAAACTAATGCAATTATTGGAAAACATGAATTTTGACAAGATAGAACACTTCGAAGCTGAAGACAATCGTGTTCCTTCAAAAAAGAGACCAAACATCGTAGCATACTCTTACGGAAAAAACAAGTCCGAACGCCTTTGGATAATAACGCATTTAGACGTGGTTCCACCAGGAGAAAATTCCCTTTGGACTATTACGAAACCTTTCGAGCCAACTATCCGCGAAGGACGAGTTTATGGACGTGGCAGCGAAGACAACGGACAATCTATGATTGCATCAATCTTCGCTGTTAAAGCTTTAGAAAGTCTGAAAATAAAGCCGAAAAGAACGGTTGCTTTAGCTTTTGTTGCAGATGAAGAGCAAGGAAGCAAGTACGGAATTCAGTATTTGGCGAAACAGGGAATTTTCAAAAAAGACGATTTGATTGTTGTGCCAGACGGAGGAAACGAGGACGGAAGTTTCATTGAAATAGCTGAAAAAAGCGCCTTATGGTTCAGAATACGCACCATTGGAAAGCAAACACATGCTAGCATGCCAGACAAAGGCTTGAACGCACATCGTATCGGAATGGAATACGCGTTAGCCTTGGACAAAATGTTGCACCAAAAATATTCGCTTAAAAACCAGTATTTCAATCCGCCAGAGAGCACATTTGAGCCGACAAAGAAAGAAAAAAATGTCGACGCTGTAAACATCGTTCCAGGAGAAGACATAACCTATTTTGATTGCAGAATTCTACCAGACTACGACCCAGAAGAAATATTAAACGAAATTAAAGAACTCGCAAAAGCGTATGAAAAGAAAACTGGAGCTACAATAAAAATTGAAGTCTTGCAGAAAAGCATTGCACCGAAACCCACAGACGCAAAAGCCAAAATAGTCACTATGCTGAAAGACGCAATAAGAAAAATCAAAAAAGTAGAACCAAAAGCGGGTGGAATCGGCGGAGGAACATGCGCCGCCTTCTTCCGAAGGATAAACATTCCTGCAGTAGTCTGGAGTACAATAGACGAAACCGCCCACCAACCAAACGAATACGCAAAAATAGAAAACATGGTTAATGACGCAAAAATTTTCGCTTTCTTAACCGTTTCAGAGTAA